From the Pseudomonas sp. VD-NE ins genome, the window TGGCGACATTCCGGTTTGCGCTGAAGGCGGATTACAACGCGCCGACCGGACGCAAACGATACTGCGGCGGCAATTGCTCGAAACCACTGATGGTGGTGTTGAGACTTTTCCAGCGGCCATCCTTGATGCCGTAGATGCAACCGTGGATCGACAGGCTCTGCCCGCGATGCCAGGCGTTCTGGATGATGCTGGTGTGGGCGACATTGGCCACTTGCTGGATCACGTTGAGTTCGCACATGCGATCGACCTGCTCTTCTTCGGTCGGCAGCTTGGCCAGCTCTTCGCGTTTTTCGTAGTACAGATCGCGGATCGAACGCAGCCAGCCGTCGATCAGGCCAAACTGGCGATCCTGCATCGAGGCGCGTACACCGCCGCAGCCGTAGTGGCCGGTGACGAGGATGTGTTTGACCTTGAGCACGTCGACCGCGTACTGGATCACCGACAGGCAGTTGAGGTCGGTGTGCAACACCACGTTGGCAACGTTGCGGTGCACGAACAGATCGCCCGGCAGCATGCCGACGATCTCGTTGGCCGGCACGCGTGCGTCGGAACAGCCGATCCACAGATATTCCGGCGTTTGCTGGCGCGCCAGTTTGGCGAAGAAATCCGGGTCTTCCTTGGTGATCGCGTCAGCCCAACGCTCGTTGTTATCAATCAGGTCTTGTAAGTCATGCATGCTGTAAGGCCTCAAGAAAGATGCGCTGGTATGACAGACGACCACCCGTCGGGGTCACGCCGCCACCGCAAGTGATTTCATTGGAATTCTCGTGTGCCCAGTGAGTCCACCTAAGTAAGGCCCACAGTATGAGGAATTGCCATGACTGATTCACGACGCCCTTACGATGCGGTGCAACCAGAGCCCATCGATGATAACGAAGACCGCATGGGTTCGGTGCATGAGCTGGATTTCGATGAAGACGAACCCAGTGCGAAAATCGGTGATGAGATTCCCGAGCGTGAACGCGAGCAGTTGATGCCGCGTGAACGGGTGCGCGAGGCGGGTATGACCGGGGCTTCAGTCAGTGATCATGAGCCGACTGACGATGACCTGAGCCCGGAAACGCTGATCCATGAAGATGGCGCGCGGGATGCCGAAGAGGCCGGGGAAGGCAATCAGGCCGATTGGGATCTGAGCATTGTCGATGAGGATGACATTGGCGGCGGCAATGGGCTGGATGAGGCGGAACTGGCGCGGCGCGATCCGCTGGATGGCAACCGCTGATCTTCGTTGCCTGACAGGACGCTTTCGCGAGCAGGCTCGCTCCCACAGGTTTTTGGTTTGATCACAAAAGTTGTGTGCGAATCAAATCCACTGTGGGAGCGAGCTTGCTCCGGGCGGCGTTCCGACGAAGCTTTTAAGGACGGTCAGTCAACCAGGGTGCAGGCCATGACCACGGCATCCTCACGCCCGCCCACCGCCGGATAATAATCCCGACGCCGGCCAATCTCGTTGAAGCCATAACGTTCATACAACTTGAACGCGCCCGTATTGCTGTCACGCACTTCCAGAAAACATTCCCGCGCCGAAGCCGCATAGGCCCGCGACATCAGATGCTCCAGCAACTTCAGCCCCAGCCCACGCCCCTGATTCTCCGGTTTGACGGTGATATTGAGCAGATGCGCCTCATCCAGAATGATCTGCACCACGCCATGGCCGACCTGTTGCTCACCTTCGAACATCAGCCAGATCTGGTACTTGCCCAGGCCGTCGAGAAAAATCCCCCGGGTCCACGGATGACTGTAAGCGGCGTACTCGATTTTCAGCACGGTTTCCAGATCCGCCTCGGTCATCGGGCGGAACGATACAGCGTCACTCATTCGATTCTTTCCAGCGCGCCATCAGCCGACGCATGGCTTGCCACACAGCGGCCTTGCGCTGTGGCTCTTCCATTAACAATTCCAGACCGGGAATGGCCCAGGCCGAACCCAGACCTTCGATCTGCAATTCACGATTGAACGCTTCGGCATCCGCTTCACCGGCAAAACGCACCGCCGGCAGGCCGATCAGCCACAGACAGGCGCACGGAGCGGCTTCCATTTGCACCGAAAGGAAACCCTGCACAAAGTCACGCGCCGCTTCCGGGCCTTGATCCATGGTGCCGCGATTGAGCCATGGCCAACGCACCGGTTCGCCGACAATTTGCGGTGCATCGGGCAGACCGGCGGCGCGCAACATGTCTTTGAGCAACAGATAAGCCGGATCGCGGCTCTGGAACGGTTCGCCTGTGGGTAACTCGACCAGCAGCAGGCAACGCCCGGCGCGCAGCAGTTGCAGGGCGAAACGCGGTGGGGGTACCGGTGCCGGTTTGGCGACGACTGGCGTGTCGTCGGCCTCTTCTACCGGTTTGGCACCGGTGCGGGTACTCGCCAACGACGGCCGCGGTACTTCGATTTTCGGCCGTTCGACCGGACGAGCGGCAGCCGTTTGCACCGGGGCTTCGGCCTGCGGAGCAAGCACGACCGGTGCCTCTACCTCGGGCTCGGGCATGTCCAGCAGCTCGGGGCGCGACGGTGCGGCGAAGGGCAATTCGGTGCGCGGCAGCCAATTGACCACCTGCATGGCGTTCAAATAGGCGCGGCGGCGGGACTCGATTAGCAAGGGTCGGCCACTTGTGGATAACTGAAGTGCGCTGATTCTACCGCCCTTCGCTCAAGATCGCCCGTTGTTGATCGATAGACTTGACCAACACCCTTTGCCGACGCGCTTCACCCATAGAAAGCAACAGTCCGTCCCAAGAGTGAATCGCATCCTTCGTGATGCAGTACAATCGCCGCTTTTCATTGCCAACCAGCCGGGCATTCCGATGATCGAACCCAAGCGCGTCTTGCGCGCCCTCGCTGAACACTGGGCACTGCTTGAGCCACTGTGTGAGCACTTCGACCAAGGCACATTGAGCCTCAACGAACTGCGCTCGCAACTGGCCGCCCAACAACTGGACAGCACGCCGCAGGACATTACCAGCCTGCTCGACGTGTGGATTCGCCTCGATATTCTGATTCCGGTGGCAAAAAGCCCGAACCGTTTCGAGCTGAACGCACAGATCCATGATTTCCTCGCTTATCTGCGTCGCGAGCACCGACTGGGCCTGTGCCTGGAAATCGAAGCCTATCTGCGCCACCTCGAACGTCTGGCCGGTTACATCCAGGACGCATTCGAAGTCCGCGATGGCCATGACCTCGCCCGCCAGTTGCGCCTGCTCGACATGCGCGTGCGCGACGTACTGAAGAAGCTCGACAACGACGAACAAGCGCTGGTCGCCGTCGCCGAACGCGCGAAGACCAGCGACCGGCAGATTCCCTTGCGTCAGCGTTATGCCGAAGTACTGGCGACCTGGGACGAATACGTCGAGCCGATGATCGATCTGGTGAACGCCGACGGCGCCTTCGAACAAGGCGTGCGCAAAGTCGAAACCGTATTGCTGAAGATGCTCAGCGAACAGCAGCGCCTCGGCCATCTGGTCGACGACGACATGCTGCTGCGCACCCACGCACGCATCCTCGAAATGCAGACCAGCGCTCAGCTGACCCTGCGCCACGCCCGCGAACTATTGCTGCCGCTGCGTGAAGAAGCGCGCCGGCACAACGCCGTGACCCGTGGTGCCGCGTTGGCCCTGGCGGCGATTCGCCGCAAAGGCATCGACGCCGTGCCGCAAGCGGCGATGCCGCTGTTCACCCGCCCGCAAAGCACCTTCCTCGGCAGCGCCAGTCAGGTCGAAGCCTACGTGTACGCCTTGGCGCGTTTCGAGCCGAAACCGGCGCGCTTCCCCAAGGCGCACAAGACGCAGAAAGGCGAAGCCCCACGCGCACCACGCACCGTGCGCGAGATGGTCGACCGTTGCGAAGAAGCCCTGCCGATGCCGGATCTGATGACCTGGCTGCTGGAACAGGAACCGGACGGCGCTACCGACGAATTGCTCTACTGGTTCTCGCGTCTATCGCGGGAAAAACGCTTCAAGCGCGAGCGGCTGGAACGCCGCGAATACCACACTCACGAGCACCAGGTCAGCCTGCGCTCCTTCGCCCTGCTCTCGGCCAGCGACAGCGCCGCCGAGAATTCTGCGAGCATCCCCAATGCATCTTGATCTTTCCGAACTGTCGCAACTCGCGCCGATCTTCCGCGAGCTGTTCAAGGGTTACCACGTCAGCCGCCGCGATCCGGAACTGTACGCACAACTGTCGAACTTCCAGGATCAATACCGCACGCTGTTCAAGGCGCTGGGTTTTGAGCTGGTCTGCGACACCCGTGGTTTCTACTACTTTGTGCCGGACATGGCCGCCGCAGCGGTGAACAAGACTGCGCAGCGTCTGGCGCTGTTCACCTTCATCCTCGTCGAGCACCTGGCCGATCAGGGCCGCGACCCGATTGCCGTGCTCGATGGCGGCAGCCTCGGCCGCGAAGAGTTGCCGTCGCTGCTGGAGAAATACCGCGACCTGTTCATTCAGGCCGAAGTGCAGACCGTCGAAGAACTCGAAGAAAAGATCATGCGCCGCATGACTCAACTCGGTTTCGCCAGCGAAGAAAACGGCGTGTACCGCTTCCTGCCGCCGATGCACCGTTTCCTCGACGTGTGCCTGTCGGTGCAGCAGGACCGCGATCTGGCGGCCAGCGTGCACAGCGTACTGCCGCTGCCAGCACCGGTGCTGATCGACGAAGTAGCGGAAGCCAAATTCCTCGAAACCGACGATCCGCTCGATCTTTCCGAATTTGAAGAGGAAAGCGAAGAAGACGCACTGGCCCGCGCCATTGCCGAAGAACAGGAGTCCGACGCATGAGCCAGGAACGCTACGGCATCCGCCGCTTTGCCCTTTTGAACACCGCCGGTTACAGCCTCGGCCTGTTCCCGCTGGAAGAACCGTTGTCGGTTTACGGCGCAAACAACCTCGGTAAATCGGCGTCGATCAACGCCTTGCAGTTCCCGATTCTGGCGCGCATGTCGGACATGAGTTTCGGCAAGTACAGCCTCGAACAATCGCGGCGCTTCTACTTCGCCTCCGACACCAGCTACATCCTCGTCGAAGTGAACCTGCCGCACGGCCCGCACGTGATCGGTGTGGTCGGTCGTGGCCCGGGCGGTGGTTTCGGTCACCAGTTCTTCGCCTATGCCGGCAAACTCGATCTGGCGCATTACCAGAAGAACGACACCTGCCTGCGCCAGAAAGAGCTGTTCAGCAACCTTGAGAAAGAAGGCCTGAAAGCCTACGAACTCAAGCCGGATGAGCTGCGCCGTTTGCTGGTGGGCGGTCACACGTCGATCCCGCTGGATCTGACGTTGATTCCGCTGCGTTCCACCAGCGAGCAGAGCCTGAAGACCTTCCGCGCACTGTTCATCAACTTGCTGCACATGCGCGAAATCACCGCGGCCAAGCTCAAGCAGTTGTTCCTCGATGCCTTCGAACACAGCCTGCGTTCCGGCAGCGTCGATTACATCGCCGCGTGCGAAGAAGCCTTCCGCGATGTACGTCGAATGGAACAGGACTACAACTCGCTGGTCGCTGCCGGCCCGTTGGTTGAAGCCTTGGCCAACGGTGTAAAACAGCGCGACGTGCTGCGCGGCAAACTGCATCGCCTGTCGCCGCTGCTCGACTCGTTGCTCGGCACCTGGTCGGACTACGCCAGTGCGCGCAAGGAAGAGCTGACGATTCAGGCCGACCACTACCGTGGCGAGCAGGACAGTCTGCAAAACGATCAACGCGGTGGCACCCAGGAACTGATGCGTCTGGAGCGGGAAATCTCCGGCATCCAGCGCTGGCTCGGCGAGTTGTCGGTGCTGAAGAATCGCTTTGCCCTGGTCGACGACGTCAAAGTGCTCGAGCAACAATTGCTCGCTGCCAAGGACGCGCATGACGAATTGGCCGGTGCTCTGGCGCAATCGCGCCAGTTCAGTGCTGAAGATCTGGAAGAGCGCGTGCGCGATCTGGAAAAACGCCTGAAGTCGGTGAAGCAGCAACTCGACCACGCCGACAACAACAGCTACGCCCGCCTGCGCGAAGAGTTCTCGCAACAGGACGTCGAGCGCTTGATGCGTCTGTTCAACAGCGCACTGTTCAGCCTGCCGCTGGGCGAGCACGGCATTACTCTCGACGACGATGGTGAGTGGGTCAAATCGGTTGAGCTGATTCTCGATGGCTTCAAAGGCGAGCGCTTCGAAGTGCCGGGCCTGTCGATCGACATCTCGCACATTGAGCCGCCGGCGCTGCAAGCCTTGGCTGACCGTGCCGCGCTGCGCGATCAGAAAGAGCGTCTGGAAAAAGAACTCAAGCAACTGAAAACCCAGCAAGCCGTGGCCGCCGACCGCGCCGCGAGCAAGACCCAGACCGAAGCGCTGTACCAGCAAGTGCTGGACGCGCAGAAAGCCCTGGAAGATTTCCGCCGCACGCAGACCCTAAGCGCCGAAGAAAGCGACAAGCTCGAGCAACTGGCGCAGATGGAAGGCGCGCAGGACGAACTCAAGCGTTCCAGCGATGCCTTCACCGAGCGCGTCCAGCAACTGTCGGCCAAGCTGCAACTGGTCGGCCGCCAGATCGCCGACATGGAAGCCAAGCAACGTACGCTGGACGATGCGCTGCGCCGTCGTCAGCTGTTGCCAGCGGACCTGCCGTTCGGTACGCCGTTCATGGATCCGGTCGACGACTCCATGGACAACCTGCTGCCGCTGCTCAACGACTATCAGGACAGCTGGCAAGGCCTGCTGCGCGCCGATGGCCAGATCGAAGCGCTGTATGCGCAAGTACGTCTGAAAGGCGTGGCCAAGTTCGACAGCGAAGACGACATGGAGCGCCGTCTGTCGCTGCTGATCAACGCTTACGCGCATCGCACCGATGAAGCGCTGACACTGGGCAAGGCCCGTCGTGCGGCGGTCACCGACATCGCCCGAACGCTGCGCAACATTCGCAGCGACTACGACAGCCTCGAGCATCAACTGGCGCTGTTCAACCGCGAGATCAACAAGCGTCAGGTGTCCAACCTGCAGAGCTTCCGTATCGTCCTCGCGCCAAACAAGGAAGCGCTCAAGCACATCGACCAGATCATCCACAGCGCCGGTCAGTACGAAGAAGGCGAAACCCTGTCGGTGTTCGATCTCAGCCAAAGCGCCGAGCAGGACAACAAGAACGAAGAGGCCAAGGAATACCTGGCGCGGCTGGTGGCGGCGAACCACAACCAGCTCGGTCTCAAGGACTTGTTTGAGCTGGCGTTCGAGATCACCAAGGTCAACGGTCAACCGGTTATTCACACCGACATCGATGGCGCGGCGT encodes:
- the can gene encoding carbonate dehydratase; translated protein: MHDLQDLIDNNERWADAITKEDPDFFAKLARQQTPEYLWIGCSDARVPANEIVGMLPGDLFVHRNVANVVLHTDLNCLSVIQYAVDVLKVKHILVTGHYGCGGVRASMQDRQFGLIDGWLRSIRDLYYEKREELAKLPTEEEQVDRMCELNVIQQVANVAHTSIIQNAWHRGQSLSIHGCIYGIKDGRWKSLNTTISGFEQLPPQYRLRPVGAL
- the rimI gene encoding ribosomal protein S18-alanine N-acetyltransferase; amino-acid sequence: MSDAVSFRPMTEADLETVLKIEYAAYSHPWTRGIFLDGLGKYQIWLMFEGEQQVGHGVVQIILDEAHLLNITVKPENQGRGLGLKLLEHLMSRAYAASARECFLEVRDSNTGAFKLYERYGFNEIGRRRDYYPAVGGREDAVVMACTLVD
- the mksB gene encoding Mks condensin complex protein MksB, which encodes MIEPKRVLRALAEHWALLEPLCEHFDQGTLSLNELRSQLAAQQLDSTPQDITSLLDVWIRLDILIPVAKSPNRFELNAQIHDFLAYLRREHRLGLCLEIEAYLRHLERLAGYIQDAFEVRDGHDLARQLRLLDMRVRDVLKKLDNDEQALVAVAERAKTSDRQIPLRQRYAEVLATWDEYVEPMIDLVNADGAFEQGVRKVETVLLKMLSEQQRLGHLVDDDMLLRTHARILEMQTSAQLTLRHARELLLPLREEARRHNAVTRGAALALAAIRRKGIDAVPQAAMPLFTRPQSTFLGSASQVEAYVYALARFEPKPARFPKAHKTQKGEAPRAPRTVREMVDRCEEALPMPDLMTWLLEQEPDGATDELLYWFSRLSREKRFKRERLERREYHTHEHQVSLRSFALLSASDSAAENSASIPNAS
- the mksE gene encoding Mks condensin complex protein MksE translates to MHLDLSELSQLAPIFRELFKGYHVSRRDPELYAQLSNFQDQYRTLFKALGFELVCDTRGFYYFVPDMAAAAVNKTAQRLALFTFILVEHLADQGRDPIAVLDGGSLGREELPSLLEKYRDLFIQAEVQTVEELEEKIMRRMTQLGFASEENGVYRFLPPMHRFLDVCLSVQQDRDLAASVHSVLPLPAPVLIDEVAEAKFLETDDPLDLSEFEEESEEDALARAIAEEQESDA
- the mksF gene encoding Mks condensin complex protein MksF; the protein is MSQERYGIRRFALLNTAGYSLGLFPLEEPLSVYGANNLGKSASINALQFPILARMSDMSFGKYSLEQSRRFYFASDTSYILVEVNLPHGPHVIGVVGRGPGGGFGHQFFAYAGKLDLAHYQKNDTCLRQKELFSNLEKEGLKAYELKPDELRRLLVGGHTSIPLDLTLIPLRSTSEQSLKTFRALFINLLHMREITAAKLKQLFLDAFEHSLRSGSVDYIAACEEAFRDVRRMEQDYNSLVAAGPLVEALANGVKQRDVLRGKLHRLSPLLDSLLGTWSDYASARKEELTIQADHYRGEQDSLQNDQRGGTQELMRLEREISGIQRWLGELSVLKNRFALVDDVKVLEQQLLAAKDAHDELAGALAQSRQFSAEDLEERVRDLEKRLKSVKQQLDHADNNSYARLREEFSQQDVERLMRLFNSALFSLPLGEHGITLDDDGEWVKSVELILDGFKGERFEVPGLSIDISHIEPPALQALADRAALRDQKERLEKELKQLKTQQAVAADRAASKTQTEALYQQVLDAQKALEDFRRTQTLSAEESDKLEQLAQMEGAQDELKRSSDAFTERVQQLSAKLQLVGRQIADMEAKQRTLDDALRRRQLLPADLPFGTPFMDPVDDSMDNLLPLLNDYQDSWQGLLRADGQIEALYAQVRLKGVAKFDSEDDMERRLSLLINAYAHRTDEALTLGKARRAAVTDIARTLRNIRSDYDSLEHQLALFNREINKRQVSNLQSFRIVLAPNKEALKHIDQIIHSAGQYEEGETLSVFDLSQSAEQDNKNEEAKEYLARLVAANHNQLGLKDLFELAFEITKVNGQPVIHTDIDGAASNGTTMTIKALTNMYLLLHLMDRDQAGRVRLPYYLDEAADIDEKNQAALLETSLQLGFVPILASVKPQVCASVAIDLEGGSGPAGIYIDEADWKYIRRHDVVKATVNVEADEPELDAV